The DNA region TTGCGTTCGCAAAACTACGCCAAGCCGAACTCGCATTTTGACCATATATAAAACTAAATCCACAACCCCAACGGGCCGCCAGCCTAGGTGTGTGATAAGGCTTGGTCTCTTACTATACTAAAAGAGATCTAAGCATCCATGCTGTTTTTTCGTGGATCTGCATTCTTTGTGTTAGAAGATCAGCAGTAGGTTCGTCAGAGGCTTTGTCTACTAGGGGAAAAATTTCGCGTGCGGTTTTTGCAACTTGTTCGTGGCCTGCTAGTAGGCTTTTGATCATTTGTTCTGCGCTTAGCTCTCCGTCTTCTTCTTTGATGGATGAAAGTTCGATGAATTCACGATAAGAACCTGGGGCTTTGGCACCCAGTGCGCGAATTCTTTCAGCGATATCATCCACGGCTACTGCTAACTCTGTGTACTGAGTTTCAAACATCAAGTGCAAAGTGTTAAACATAGGACCTTGAACGTTCCAGTGAAACTTGTGGGTTTTAAGGTATAAAGTGTAACTGTCTGCTAAGAAATGCGCTAAACCTTTTGCAATGCTTTTTCTGTCTTCTTCATTTATGCCAATGTTGATCTTTTCCATTGAACTCTCCTTTTTGATTGATTTCTTACTTTTGACTTGAGTGTATTGTATCAAAATTATGTTTTAACTGTAGCACACCCCCTATCATAAGTAAAATATATATTGATTATTACTGCATATATATTATATATAATAATCCAATTAGAACATATTGTCTTTATGAGAATTAGGAGTTCTCGTGCCCAGTTTAACACAAATGAAGTACATCGTATCCGTTTTTGAAAACAAGAGCTTTAGCCTCGCCTCCAAAGAGTGCCACGTCTCTCAACCTAGTTTGAGCATGCAAATTCAAAAGGCTGAAGACGAACTTGAAGTCACCATTTTTGATAGAAACTCTAAGCCTATCTCTGTTACCGATAAGGGCCTTAAGCTTGTGCAGCAAATGAAAATCATTTTAAATGAGAGCAAGCGCCTCAGTGACCTGAGCAAAATCCAAGCAGGAACCTTAAGTGGGCAGATTGATCTTGCGGTGATTCCCACCGTAGCACCTTATTTGCTTCCATTGATTCTAAACCCTATTGCTCAGGATATGCCTCATGTGCAGGTGAATATTTTTGAACAGACCACTTCTGAAATCTTACAAAATTTGAAAAGCAAAGAGATAGATGCTGCTATTCTGGCGACTCCGCTTAATGAGCCCGATCTTATTGAATCCCCACTTTATTACGAGCCCTTTTATGTGCTAGCCCACAAAGCTCATCCTATTTTAAAAAACAAAGTGGTGCGCGAACAAGATATTGCTAAGTTTCCGATTTGGCTTTTAGACGAAGGACATTGCTTTCGTACACAAACACTTTCTGTGTGTTCTCCTCGTCACCATCAAGATGTCTTTGCCAATGTGAAGTACGCTGGGGGCAGCATTCATACCCTGATGCAAATTGTACTTGAAAGCGATGGTTGCACTTTGATCCCACATCTGGCTCTTAAAGATCTCTCTCCTAATACCATCAAAACTCATGTGCGCCCTCTTAAAAAACCCACCCCTTCCCGAGAGATCAGTTTAGTCATGCACAAATCCCAATGGAAGACCGATGTTTTATCCAGAATCAAAGCTCTGACTCTTCAAACTATGGACAAAGAATTATTAAAACCCCATGGACTGGAAGTCTTAGAGATTGAAAACGGATAAGAAGTATAAAATCCCTATGCAGTAGGTGTAAGACGTAAAATGAGATTGAACTCACCAAGCAGCGTGAGGCAGGGATTAAAATAAAAGAGAGGGCGTTCTTTAATTCGTATCTGGCTTGAAAGGGCTGATGTACCCCTCTGCAAGAGCTACTGAGCAGCCGTTTGGTCTGCCGTGGACTCTACGTTCACAGCGTCTACAATATCACAGTAGCTGCGTTTAGAGCCCGTACCTGCACACCCAGAGCTTAACCCTGCCAGCAAGAGTCCCAATAAAAAGTGCTTCAAACCACGCATTTTCATATAAGAATATTATGAGCGGATTTCTTGCCTTAGGCCAGCAATCTGCATATAACCATTCTACTTCTGGACTCAGGGGCAGGGCTGACACACCAATATTTTTATTGGCTCCACTCTGGGTTTAAATGAAGGCCAACAAGGCACTATTTCAACACGTGGAGGAAGACATGGGTGACGAAAACAAACTGTACGGTCAAATAGCCATCGAAAACAATCAGCTTGAGAGCTTTGATAACAGAAACCCTAAACGTGACTATATGATCGAATTCGAATGCCCAGAGTTCACTTGCCTTTGCCCTCGTAGTGGTTTCCCTGATTTTGCGACCATTTACATTTCCTATGTTCCTGATCTGAAGTGTGTGGAGCTGAAATCCCTTAAGCTTTATATCAATGGGTTTAGAAATCAAAATATCTTTCACGAAGACGTCACCAATATGATTCTTGATGACCTAGTGAACCTTCTTCAACCTCGTTGGATGGAAGTCGCCGCAGACTTTACCGTGCGCGGAAACATCCACACCCTTGTACGTGCCGTGCACAAAAAACAAGGCTACGAGCTGCCCGAAGATTTAGCTTAAATACGAATAAAGCTTTATCAGCTTATCGGGCAGTGACCCCGCGGGGCCCATAAGTACACTTTTAATCTGAACGCGTAGCTCATAGTTAGATTTAACTTAAATATTATTCTAAATTGTTTTAGTATCCTAAGTCTGCGCACCCTTAGCTCAGTTGGATAGAGTAACTGGCTTCGAACCAGTTGGTCGGGAGTTCGAATCTCTCAGGGTGCGCCAATCGCAAACTCCTCTCAAACTGAGAGGGCTACTGAGATTCGAGTATTTTGTAGATTTGGGTGTCGGTGAGATCTAGGCTTTTTAGGATGTAGCTTGCTGTAAGAGCCTCTTGAATGGAAGAGCCTATGGTTTTTGCTTGTTTGGCGGCTTCTTGAAAGCACAGGGCTGCGGCGACAGAGATATTAAAACTTTGTGTAAAACCCTTCATGGGAATCAGGATATTGCCATCACAGTATTCTAAGGCTTGATCTGTCACCCCTTCTTTTTCATTTCCAAAAATTAAAGCCACTTGCTGACCAGAACCGCGAGGAATGTCTTGAATCTCTATCGATTCTTTAGATAGATGAGTGGCATAAATTTTCACATGGCGCTCTTTTAAAAAACTCAAAGCCTCTGCCGTATTGGACCAACGATATATGTTTAACCATTTGTCCGCACCTTGAGTGACTCGCGCAGACTCTTTAAATTTTTCACTGCCCTCAATGATGTGCATTTCATAAAAACCAAAAGCTTCAGCACTTCTCATGACGGCACTGATGTTGCCCCTATCATAAATATTTTCCAACACAGGAATAAAACTTGAACTTCTTTGGGGAACAATCTTTTGAATCTTTTCTAAACGCTCTTCTGTGATCAAACCCACAAAAGTATTTACGATCTGCTGAGGGGAATACCAGCTGTCAGCAATCTTAAGTTGCTCTGGCCATTGATCCGATAAAAAACGTCCTAGCTTTAATGACATAAGGGGATGTCATACCTAGTTCTAGCTTGAATTTCAAGGCTAATCTAAATTTAAGTCTACAGCCGTAGACCACTGCTCTATGGGACGAGCAAAATGTAAATGATTAAGACCAAAACCTGAAGGCAAAGCTTGATGGCTCTTTTGTTGTAGTGCGTATTTGGAAAACTGGGGTTCATAAGGCGTCTGCGTTTCATTGTCGTAAAAGATCACATCCACAGCTTGGGGTTCAAAAAGATCACATATCTTTTCTACCCACGACTGTACATCTTCTCGTGCCACACCATTAGTTTCAAAGCTGATGTAATTTTGATCCACTTCAGGGGTGACATGCACTGTACCGTAGTGTGTTCCTTTAAAAGCATTGGCAGAGTATCCGCAAGGAGTAAACCAATAATGATCCAATTCATACTCTGGAAAAATCTGCCCTACGGCTTTTTCAATAGCTATGCGCTGTTCAGGGGTATTCTTTAAAAAAGATTCCGTCTTATTTTTGCTGATTCTATAAATCAAAACTTCAGTCAGATGTTCTTTTATAAGCCGCTTGGAATCTGCGACATATTCAAAGACATAAAGATGATGAGAGTCACGCTGACCCAAACGATAGGCTTTTCCCGCACCCAGTTCTTGCTTGAGTGTTTTAAAGTCGGCTCTGGCAAAACTTTTTTGCATGTCGGGATAATGTTCATTTTTTCGGGAAAAATATAGACTCGAAATGTTTTCTTTTCCTATATGACGAATCAACATTTGTGCTGATTTGATCAACTGAGTTTGACCGCAGGTGATCATCAACACTCGGTTTTTCCAGACAAACAGACTGGACTCTGAAATCAAAAAGGCTTTTAAATGTTCCGTCTTAACCGAATTTAAAATCAAAGCGCCACAGGACTTAAGCAGGTCGCCCCAATACTGATCAGGATAACTTAAAAAATCCACAGAGTCGTTACAGGTCAACTCTAGCTTCTTTTCTGGTCCTTCATAGTCCAAATTCATCCCTTAAGCTCCCTAGTGATCACAAAATATTTGTCTTCATCTTAGCAAACAGGTAAAGCATCAGTATATGTACACCTCAACTCGTGAACCTTTTTTTTCTGTCATCATACCCACATACAACAGACTGCCTTATCTCAAGTTGGCCCTTAATTCTGTATTACGTCAAGACTTTCAAAATTTTGAAGTCATTATTGTCGATGATGGATCCACAGATGACACTTTGGTTTGGACTCAAGAATTACAGAAAACCGAGCCACGCCTGCGAGTGCTTCATCAGCCCAATCAAGGTGTAAGCACTGCCAGAAACACGGGCATTCAGTCCGCAATCGCACCGTGGATTGCCTTGCTGGATTCAGACGATCAATGGATGCCAGAAAAACTAAGCGTCTGTCATGATTTTATTCTGAACAGACAAAGCCATCCTATTTTACATAGCGATGAGGTGTGGCTAAGAGAGGATCGTATTGTAAAACAAAAACTTAAACGCCCATCTGGAGACGCCTTTGCGGAGTGTGTAAAACAATGCTGCATCGGTCCCTCCACTTCAGTCCTTCATCGCAGCGTCTTTGCCCATGTTGGACTTTTTAGATGCGATCTGCCTGTATGCGAAGACTATGACTTTTGGTTACGAGCCACATCACGCTTTATGGTGACCCACATTCCTTTAGCTTTGATTCAAAAACATGGAGGCCATGAAGATCAACTCTCTACGCGCTTTCATTCTATGGACTTCTGGAGGCTCAAAGCTTTGGTCTTTCAACTTTGGAATCCTTTTTTAACTTCAGATAAAAAGGCTCTAGTTGCAGAAACTATGATTCAAAAAAGTGAAATTTTACTTAAGGGATATGAGAAGCATCACAACCTTGAGAATAAAAATACAGTGCTTGAACTCAAAAAGCAGGCTCAAGACTCTCTATATCACACCCAAACTAATAGCGAGCTCACGCATCGACACCACGAAAATAGATCGTGACCCGATGAGCGCTCTAGCTGTGATCTAGATATTTTAAGATACTAAATACTGCTTCTCTGATTTACGACCTAAATATTTTCAAAATGCTGATGCAGGGCTTTGCTAGTGACTTCACAAACCCAGCGCTTAAAACGCTGACCAGTGCAAAGACGTTTGATTTTGATTTCTTTTCCTAAAAGAAGGTTTTGATCTTGCCAAAGTTTAATATGAACACTTTCATTTTTTACACCTTTGATTTCAAGATGTAGAGGTTGTTTTTTTAACATCTCATCCGTTGCATAAGTGTATTTTAGGTTTGAAAGTTCTTTTTTATTTTTCTTCTTCAACTCCACCACACGATTTAGGAATTCACCTTCAGTCAGATGATCCTCAATACTTAGATGAACCTCTGTATTTGATTTTGATAATACACGGAACGACTCCCACAAATAATTAAACTCATTGATGGAGTGCAAATAATCTCTAAACTCATTTTCTAGTCTTAAAATAGGACCTGACTTTGAAGGATCAAAACTAGGTGGAGCCCACAACTTAAACTCCACAATCGGAGGCATGGCTCGATAACCTGATAAAAATTTAAGTTCATCCACTACTGTATCTGCAATATAGGCCACTTCGGATTCAGGCAGCTCAATGAATTGCCAAGTCAGAAGCTTAAGTCCTTCAGCAGGAGCCAGAAGCCTGACTCGTTCTTCTAGGTGTGTCTCCCAGATGTACTCCATCTCTACGGGTGGGCCTGGCAAAAAATAAAGCTCAGTATTTTGCGGTTTTCGTTTAAGACTAAACCCAGAGGCTGTACCCACTAGGTTCGTGTAAATTTCCGCCCCTTCAGGAAAGTAAGCCTGCCACTTATGACCCTCACGCGCTTCCACTTGCAAAATCAACACGCGCTCTTGAATGCGTTCCCACTCCTTGTCCACAAGATTCAGTTTAAGGCCCAACCAATCGGCCACTAGCTTACGAGTCAAATCATCGGTCGTAGGCCCTAGGCCTCCTGTAACAAATACCGCATCACTGCGGCCTGAGAGGTACTCTAAGGCCTCCAAGATTTTAAGGGGATCATCAGCCACTGCCCAATGATAATTTACATCTAAATTCAATTTAGAAAGTTTTTGCGCTAACCAAGCAGCATTCGTATTTATGATTTGACCTGAAACAACTTCACTACCTGTAGCTAATATACTGACTGACTTCATTTTTACACCTAAATTGCATGGTCCTATCCCGTACACTGACCCTAGAGATTGCATTGCCTTATTTCGTGCACTTGGATTAAAAGTATGTCATAACCTTAAAAAAGTAAACTTTTTGGCGAGTTTATTTTGTACCAAATGCAAGCTGAAGGTTAGCAAAAGTTTGACTCTATATGAACAAACCTTTGCCTTACTTAACGAAGGCAAACATAAGGTGAACGACTACAGCGATCAAATAAGGTAGGTGTGTTGTTCTTCCCAATGAACGCCAATTGGAGTGGGTGACATGAAAAAAGTCAAAACTGGAGTTTTTCAAAGAGGTTTTGCCCTAGCCAAACTGACCCTTAAGTCTGGAACCTTGGCCGCCACATCTGTGATGAATTCCGACAAAGAAGCACATATCATAAAACAAATGCAACTGCTTTCTAAAGAGCTTGGAATGCTTAAGGGCAGCATCATGAAAGTTGGGCAAACTCTTTCTATGTACGGCGAGCACTTCCTTCCTCCTAAAGCCAACGAATATCTAAAAAATCTACAGTTCAACTCTCCTCCTATTGAGTGGTCAGGCATTAAAAAATTTCTGCTTGAAGAGATCGGAGAAGACGTTTTGTCGGAACTTGATATCGACAAGACCTCAAGTGCTGCCGCCTCCTTGGGGCAGGTGCATAAAGCCCGACATAAAAAGACAGGTCAACTCTTAGCCATTAAGATTCAATACCCAGGAGTTGAGTCTGCCATCAAAAGTGATCTTAAATCTATTAAAGCCATTCTTGGATTATCCAAAATTCTTCCTGGAGGTTTACAAACAGATCAGTTTTTTGAAGAGATCGAAACCATGCTCATCCAAGAGACCAATTACAAACTTGAAAAGACTTGGACAGAGCAGATGTATGAGAAACTCAAACCTTATCCGCAGTTTGTGGTTCCACAGGTGCAACCTAGATACTGCTCTAAACATGTGATCACCACCAGTTACGAAGACGGTGTAGCTTTAGACTCTCCAGACGTTCAAGCTCTTTCACAAGACAGACGAAATACTTTAGCTCTTAATTATTTAGATTTGTACTTCAAAGAGCTTTTTGAGTTTAAACTTGTGCAAACCGATCCTCATCTAGGAAATTATCGAATTCGTATCTCTAAAGACCCCGCATCGCAACCAGATCAACTTATACTCTACGACTTTGGAGCCATGAGAGAGGTGCCCGATCACTTTGGGCTGCCCTTTAAACAATTAGTAGAAGGAGCCGCCCAGCAGGACAAAGAGATGATTATCGAAAGCGCCTATAAGCTGGGTTATCTTAAACCTGATGACGATCCTGAGCTTAAAAACAGATACTTCAAGGTGTGTAGCCTCATCGGTGAACCCTTTGCCGAAGACCCCACGTTTCCTTTTACCGACCAAGATGGAAACTATGATTGGAAGCGCACCGATCTTCCACAAAGAGTGTCCGTAGCGGCTAAAGAGATATTTAAATTTCATAAACTTAGAGTTCCACCTAGGGAATCCGTATTTCTAGATCGTAAACTTGCTGGAGCTTTCTTTTTGGTGAGTGTCTTAGGTCTTAAGGGTAAAGCAAGAGAAGTACTTAGAAGATACTACTAACTACTGAACTTTGGTTTTTTTATAAAACTTCTCTTGAAACTTCATAATCTTTTTAAAGTCTTCTTCTGAAGAGAGTTCTAGCATTAAACGTTTCTTGAATTTGCTTTCAATTTCGCGCATTCTTTGAATGCCTTGTTCAATGAACTTTCCGTTGATCTTTTTAGACTCTTCATGCAGTTCGCGGATCATATTGGCTTCCATGGCAATAAACGGAACCAGATTGTTTTCACTTAACTCAAGTTCATCTGTAAAGTACGCCTGAAGTTCGATGATCCATTGCTCGCGGTAATCTGCATTTAACACCTTATCCACGTAACCATTAGTGTAGAGTACAAGATCTGTGTAGTTATCTTTAAACTCATCTGATTTTTGAGGATCAAAGTATTCAAACAATGCCTCTTTAGCTTCATTCTTACGTGCTTCAACTCTTTCTGCACTTTCTTTTTTATTCACTTCTGCGATTTCACGGACTTGATCTTTGAAACGTTCTTTCAGAAAAGGGGCACCGACAAAAACCATAAACACCGCTACCACCGCAGCCACAGCAGACATCTTCCAGAATTTTTTAACACGTTTTTGCTGATTCAGAGTTTTAGCTTCAAGCATTGTTTCTAACAACTCACCTTCATCAAACACTTCACCTGTAAGTACAGCACCCACTGTGCCTTTGATGATCCCCTCAATGCTTGCTAAAGATTCGGGCTCCTGTCTATTCAGATAAGGCTTCATCTTGGTCATTAACACAAGCTCAAGTTCTTTTTTCAGTTTTTCAGCATTGGCTTGCAAACGACGTTTTTCTGTCATTTCAAAAACTTTCTTCTGCTCATCAATATGTCGAACGGCATTAAGCTTAGTCTCTTGCGCTTCCTGCTTGGCATCCTTTAGAGCTTTTTCTGCCTCACGAGTGGCTCGAGCTTTGATCTCTTCCACCTCAGCAGTTGCTCTTTCCTTAAGGGCAGCCATCGTTTTATTTGCTTCCTCTACAGATTCAGCCATCTCTTCATCAAATTTTTTCTTTTGTCTTTCGGCTTCTTCTTTGGCTTTCGCAATAATATGCTGAGATTTTTCTTGTGCCTCTTTAAGATGAGTTTGGGCATCCTCACGAGACTCATCAATGATATCTTTGGCCTTACTTTGCGCAGACGTGACAACCTTATTCGCATCTGCTTCAGCACCACTTCTTAAGGCTTCCGCCTCATCCTTTGCTGTCTTGAGGGCTATAGCTGCATTCTGCTCTGCTGTTTGAATGATCTGTGTGGACTGAACTTGAGCATCATCCACCATATTCTTGGATTTAGAGCTCGCCTCTTCTACTAAGTTTTGAGCCTTAGCATTGGCCTCGTCCATAACCTGTGTGGATTGTGTACTGGCTTCTTCAATCAAACGTTTTGATTCTTCCTGTCCACTGGCAATAATATCTGCTTTAGACTGGTTAGCCTCTGACTCAGCGTTTTGTTTATAAGTCTCGGCCTCTTGTAAAATTCTTGATTTTTCAGCATCAGCTTCTTTTAAAATACTGTCTTTTTGTGCCAAAGCCTCGGCTTCGGTATTTTGTTTAAAAGTTTCTGCTTCTTGAAGAATCCGTGCCTTTTCTGCCTCAGCCTCTTTAACAAGTGTGTCTTTGGCTGCTTGCGCTTCTTCTATTGTACGTTGATTTTCTTGTTTTTGATTTTCCAAGTCAGACAACAGCTTTGCAACTTCGGTCTTCAACGCATCAGCTTCTTGCTGAGAGTTTTGCACAATAGACTTTAGATCTTCATTTTTAGTTCTAAATTCTTCATTTTGTACTTTAAAGGTTTCAATGCTTTTTTCAAGATTTGCAATTTCAGACTTTTTACCAACAATCTCTTGTTCTAATGATTGTAACTCTGAAGTGTTATTTTTAATCGTTTCAGCTAAACTTGTTTGTTCTTCTTGTAGCTTAGCTACAGCTGTAACATGATTTTGAACTTGCTTTTCTTTTTCTTCACAAGCTTTGTGCAATTCACCTGATTTAGCAATAAGTTCACTTAATGTATTACTCAAGTCAGATAATTTTTTGTTGGTGACCTGTTGCTCTTGTTCTTTTTGCAGCACTTCCGTAGCAATAGCTTTCTTTTTTTCTTCTAAATTAGAAATTTCATTTAACAGTGCAGTTTTATCCCCTTGCAGGCTTTTTGTAGCACTGTCCATCTCTTGTCGTATTTTATCAAGCGTTGCCTTTTCAGTGCTTACTTCTGCATTTAAATTTCTAATAGTTCCACGAATCTTATCCGCTTCACCTAGAAGTTCACGAATGATCTTGCCTTTCTCTTCGCTTTCTTTGATCAGTTCTGCACTTTTAGAATCAAAACTACTGATTTCGTCTTTTAAAGCTTGTAACTTTCCTGCATAAGACTCTAACTCTTTATCTTTTTCATTAAGTTCGTCCTGCAAAGACTGCTTTTCATTCTTTAAAGACGCTACATCTTCTTCTAAAGTGGTCTTTTGTAAATTTAAAGTTTTAATCTCATTACTTAATTCACTATGGTCCGCACTTATAGCTGAATGTGAAGCCACATGAGGATTCTCATTCGAGCGGCTAGGGTGTGAGGACATAGCTCCGTAATCTGGTGCTGAACTGACAGCATGAGATGCCACCTCGTTCTGATCCTCATCAGAAGATAAGGCCACATTTAAATCTGAATCCTCAGACTTTAAAAAATTCTCGCTCACTTTACTTCGATCAATACCAGGAGGTCCTGATTGTGTTCTTGGAGGCTGAGACTTAAAGGAAGGCTCCTTAGCCTCTGAATCGAAAGATTCATCAGACTGCGAAAAGGACGCGGCACCAGAGGATTCCCCACGCAGTTTTTTCTTTTCTTCTTCAATTCTTTTTAATAACATTTCTGCATCAGACAAAGCATCATTCGAAGATATCCCAGAAGATACTGGCTCAGATGAATCTTTACTGATCTGTTCGTTATACTGCTTGATCTTTTGTTCTCGTTTACCAAGATCAGGCGCAGAAGAATCTGAAGCACTCTTGTCTTCATTGGCAACCAGCCTCAGTATAACATCTTCTTTTGCACCAAAAACCAAGCGATCCGTACTTTCATAAGCTTTAGCATAACCTGGTTTTAATTTTTCTCCGTTTAGATAGGTACCATTAGTGGAGTTTAGGTCTTCAACTAATATGATACCATCGCGGTACATGATTTTAATATGGTTTCTACTTACATTTTGAGAATCAATCTGAACGTCACTTTTTGCAGAGCGACCGATTATAAAATCAGTCGAAGAGCAGATTTTAACCTGCTCTTTTCCCTCTATTTTAAAGTATACTTCGACGTTCTTCAGTTTAAACATTTTTTACTCTATATTGCTCTCTTATGAAGCTTTTTTCCTTTTCTTTCCAAGAATCAATTCTTCGTTTAATGCTTGCTCTGCAAGAACTTCATCTGGGTTTCTGTTCTCGTCAAACTCTGTTAAGTCATCTGGAACATCATTGTTTGCACTTAGGTGCCATAATGTATCCAACGCACTTTCCATTCTTTCAACAGCAGACACAAAAAGTTTTTCTGGTGACAAACTTGTATTGAATAGGTTGAGAGTCACTGACAACGAAATACCCATTAAAGATGTACTCATCGCAAAAGCAATTTGAATCAAGAAGTTGTCCATTACAGCTTTAGTTGCATCTGGATCAGCAATGTCCATAGCACCTAGTTCTGGTAGTGCTTGCATAATACCTAAGAATGTACCAAATACCCCAAGTACGATGAAGATACCTGGTAATGTGTTGATCACATCGTTTAAAGTATTGATCGAAAAGATTCCAAAAACTTTGCTAAAGCAAGGGTTCTTTGAAAATGCCTTTTGAGTGATCGTACCTAATCTAGGATGGTTCGCCTCGTTATATCTAACATGCTTTAAGTGTTTAAGCATATCGTCTACAAGAAAAGCAGCACCTTGTTTAATCATAAATACTCTATCACCAACAGTCATCACGAAGTCAGGCTTTCTTCTTTTCATAATGAATCTGACCTTAAACAACTCATAATAAGTCTTTTCTAATAGTCGTTTAGTAATAACGTAGAATGAAAGAGAGGTCTTTGTTGATCTTTCATCTAAAAAGTTTTCAATTCTTTTTTCAAACTCTTTAGCCATCCACTCTTCACGTTTAACAGTATAGTAGATGATAAATCTTACTACTATTGCTGAAATAAACGCGAACATCATCACTGGTATTAGCCAGTGGGAGGCAAAAGCCACCAAGGCATCTACAAATCCATGCACTACTTTTTGCGTTTCCATTCCTAAACTCCTTTAAGGTTCCATATTAAATTTAATCATTACACGTTGCGATTTTTTACAGTCGTATTTTGCGCAATATTCTGCGTTAGTCATACTGCTGATCTCTCTGGCGTTTTCGCCTTCCGCCAAGAAACTTCGTCCAGTCACCTTCACCATTGGTAATATATCTTTTTGGTGTTTGTATTGGATCTTTGATGTATCAAATACATAGTCAAAGATGGCTCTTGCTCTGTAATAACTTAAATCCATGTTATAGTTTACAGCATCTCTGTTTGAAGCTTCTAAACTTACAGGGTTGACGTACTTACCTTTATACGTAGGTGATGCAAAACCCACGATTTCAATAGATTTAACCTTTTCCGCCACTTTTGGGTCTTGCAATAGACTCTTAGAATAAGCTGGCATGAATTTCTTAATTACATCTTCCATACCTGGCTTTAACTCGGCTTTGCCAGATTCAAAGTACTCTCGACCAAACGAGATCACCACATCACCTGTGTTTTCATCTACATCTGCCGTTAAACCTGATTTTGCTAAGTTTTCTTTGATAGCTTGAATGGCTTTTTTCTTTGCGTCAGCCATCTCTTTAAGTTTACTCACGTCTTTAGTAAGTTGTTGTTTTTCACCTTCTAAAGCTTGTGCTTTTTCTTCTAGTTCATTTTTAGCTAATAAAGTCTCATCTAAGTTACTTTGAACTTCTTGGGCTTTAGCTTGAAGATTTTTAATTTGTCCAGACAAAGCTCTTTCTTTAGCAGCAGCTTCTTTTTGAAACTCTGCCATTCTTTGTGCTCTTTGTTGAGCCGTAAGTTTTTGTTTGGCCAATTCACTCTCAAATTTTTGCTTTTCAGATTCAATTTGTTTTTGATGTTGAGTTTGTAAATTTGAAATCTGTTTTGTAAATTTACTTTTCTCTTCCACTAAGTTCGCAATTTGTGACCCTTGCTGTTGCAGTTCTTGGCGAGCTTGATCTAGCTCTTTATTAGACTCCTGTAGAACTTGTGTAACCTCTTGCAACTCACTTTTTGTCTTTTCGTTAATGGCTTGCAGTTGGCTGACCTTAGCTTGGCTTTCTTCTTTAAGCTCTTGGATCTGCTCGTTCATTTTATCTTTACTGATTCTATTAGCCTTATACGCATTTTGAAGTTGAGCAATTTTGATATCTAACTTTTTATTAGTATCTGCAATTTCTTTTTCACCCTTTTTAATTGCGCTTTCTTTTTCTTTGACTGTTTTGTTTAAGTCTTCAATT from Pseudobdellovibrionaceae bacterium includes:
- a CDS encoding DNA starvation/stationary phase protection protein; translation: MKKESSMEKINIGINEEDRKSIAKGLAHFLADSYTLYLKTHKFHWNVQGPMFNTLHLMFETQYTELAVAVDDIAERIRALGAKAPGSYREFIELSSIKEEDGELSAEQMIKSLLAGHEQVAKTAREIFPLVDKASDEPTADLLTQRMQIHEKTAWMLRSLLV
- a CDS encoding hydrogen peroxide-inducible genes activator — protein: MPSLTQMKYIVSVFENKSFSLASKECHVSQPSLSMQIQKAEDELEVTIFDRNSKPISVTDKGLKLVQQMKIILNESKRLSDLSKIQAGTLSGQIDLAVIPTVAPYLLPLILNPIAQDMPHVQVNIFEQTTSEILQNLKSKEIDAAILATPLNEPDLIESPLYYEPFYVLAHKAHPILKNKVVREQDIAKFPIWLLDEGHCFRTQTLSVCSPRHHQDVFANVKYAGGSIHTLMQIVLESDGCTLIPHLALKDLSPNTIKTHVRPLKKPTPSREISLVMHKSQWKTDVLSRIKALTLQTMDKELLKPHGLEVLEIENG
- the queF gene encoding preQ(1) synthase — protein: MKANKALFQHVEEDMGDENKLYGQIAIENNQLESFDNRNPKRDYMIEFECPEFTCLCPRSGFPDFATIYISYVPDLKCVELKSLKLYINGFRNQNIFHEDVTNMILDDLVNLLQPRWMEVAADFTVRGNIHTLVRAVHKKQGYELPEDLA
- a CDS encoding RNA methyltransferase, yielding MSLKLGRFLSDQWPEQLKIADSWYSPQQIVNTFVGLITEERLEKIQKIVPQRSSSFIPVLENIYDRGNISAVMRSAEAFGFYEMHIIEGSEKFKESARVTQGADKWLNIYRWSNTAEALSFLKERHVKIYATHLSKESIEIQDIPRGSGQQVALIFGNEKEGVTDQALEYCDGNILIPMKGFTQSFNISVAAALCFQEAAKQAKTIGSSIQEALTASYILKSLDLTDTQIYKILESQ
- a CDS encoding S-adenosylmethionine decarboxylase proenzyme, translated to MNLDYEGPEKKLELTCNDSVDFLSYPDQYWGDLLKSCGALILNSVKTEHLKAFLISESSLFVWKNRVLMITCGQTQLIKSAQMLIRHIGKENISSLYFSRKNEHYPDMQKSFARADFKTLKQELGAGKAYRLGQRDSHHLYVFEYVADSKRLIKEHLTEVLIYRISKNKTESFLKNTPEQRIAIEKAVGQIFPEYELDHYWFTPCGYSANAFKGTHYGTVHVTPEVDQNYISFETNGVAREDVQSWVEKICDLFEPQAVDVIFYDNETQTPYEPQFSKYALQQKSHQALPSGFGLNHLHFARPIEQWSTAVDLNLD
- a CDS encoding glycosyltransferase family 2 protein, which translates into the protein MYTSTREPFFSVIIPTYNRLPYLKLALNSVLRQDFQNFEVIIVDDGSTDDTLVWTQELQKTEPRLRVLHQPNQGVSTARNTGIQSAIAPWIALLDSDDQWMPEKLSVCHDFILNRQSHPILHSDEVWLREDRIVKQKLKRPSGDAFAECVKQCCIGPSTSVLHRSVFAHVGLFRCDLPVCEDYDFWLRATSRFMVTHIPLALIQKHGGHEDQLSTRFHSMDFWRLKALVFQLWNPFLTSDKKALVAETMIQKSEILLKGYEKHHNLENKNTVLELKKQAQDSLYHTQTNSELTHRHHENRS
- a CDS encoding competence/damage-inducible protein A, translating into MKSVSILATGSEVVSGQIINTNAAWLAQKLSKLNLDVNYHWAVADDPLKILEALEYLSGRSDAVFVTGGLGPTTDDLTRKLVADWLGLKLNLVDKEWERIQERVLILQVEAREGHKWQAYFPEGAEIYTNLVGTASGFSLKRKPQNTELYFLPGPPVEMEYIWETHLEERVRLLAPAEGLKLLTWQFIELPESEVAYIADTVVDELKFLSGYRAMPPIVEFKLWAPPSFDPSKSGPILRLENEFRDYLHSINEFNYLWESFRVLSKSNTEVHLSIEDHLTEGEFLNRVVELKKKNKKELSNLKYTYATDEMLKKQPLHLEIKGVKNESVHIKLWQDQNLLLGKEIKIKRLCTGQRFKRWVCEVTSKALHQHFENI